The following coding sequences are from one bacterium window:
- a CDS encoding 50S ribosomal protein L7/L12, with product MATSRADVLDYLANANMMEIGELVKEIKSKFGVEIAAPVAVAAVAGPAGGGAAVAEEQTEFTVKLTGAGDKKIQVIKVLRELTSLGLKEAKDLVDSAPAVVKEGVSKDEAEKIKAKFAEVGATVEVA from the coding sequence ATGGCTACTTCAAGAGCAGATGTGTTGGACTATTTAGCAAACGCCAACATGATGGAGATCGGAGAACTCGTCAAAGAAATTAAAAGTAAATTTGGTGTTGAGATTGCAGCTCCTGTTGCGGTTGCTGCGGTTGCCGGACCTGCAGGCGGCGGCGCCGCTGTTGCGGAAGAACAAACAGAATTTACGGTAAAATTGACGGGCGCCGGCGACAAGAAAATTCAGGTGATCAAAGTTCTTCGTGAACTGACCAGCCTGGGATTGAAAGAAGCGAAAGACCTTGTTGACAGCGCACCTGCTGTTGTAAAAGAAGGTGTTTCGAAAGATGAAGCAGAGAAGATCAAAGCTAAATTTGCTGAAGTTGGAGCAACAGTCGAAGTAGCTTAA
- the rplK gene encoding 50S ribosomal protein L11 yields MKKVVAQIKLQIAAGAANPQPPVGPALGQHGVNIMEFCKAFNAKTQDQKGLIIPVVITVFSDRSFTFILKTPPAAILIKKAIGLEKGSAQPNRTKVGKISRAKIQEIAKLKMPDLNAKDIAGAMRMIEGTAKSLGVEVID; encoded by the coding sequence ATGAAAAAAGTAGTTGCCCAAATCAAGCTGCAAATTGCAGCAGGAGCTGCGAATCCGCAGCCTCCCGTCGGTCCGGCCTTAGGCCAACATGGCGTTAATATCATGGAATTCTGTAAGGCATTTAATGCAAAGACCCAGGATCAAAAAGGGTTGATCATTCCGGTCGTTATCACAGTTTTTTCAGACCGATCATTTACTTTTATCCTGAAAACCCCGCCGGCAGCAATTCTGATTAAGAAAGCTATAGGATTGGAAAAAGGCTCAGCTCAGCCGAACCGTACAAAAGTCGGGAAAATCAGCCGGGCAAAAATTCAGGAAATCGCTAAATTAAAGATGCCGGACCTTAATGCCAAAGACATTGCCGGCGCTATGCGCATGATCGAAGGCACAGCAAAAAGTTTGGGTGTAGAAGTTATAGACTAA
- a CDS encoding 50S ribosomal protein L1 → MKKRSKRFQAAQKKVEHGKEYSITEAFRLIKETASTKFIETIDVAVNLGVDPKHADQAIRGTVLMPHGVGKSVRVLVITKMKDKEAKEAGADFVGFDDYLQKIKEGWTDVDVIVATPEAMVELGKLGKILGPKGLMPNPKSGTVTNDVAKAVNEVKAGRVEFRVDKQGTVHVGIGKSSFEQKNLEDNFRSFMATILRMRPSTAKGQYLKSVHVSTSMGPGIKVSNQEVGSITVH, encoded by the coding sequence ATGAAAAAAAGAAGTAAACGGTTTCAGGCCGCTCAAAAAAAAGTTGAACATGGAAAAGAATATTCCATAACAGAGGCTTTTAGATTGATCAAAGAAACTGCGAGCACCAAATTTATTGAGACAATTGATGTTGCGGTGAATTTGGGTGTCGATCCTAAACACGCAGATCAAGCGATTCGCGGAACTGTTTTGATGCCTCACGGAGTCGGTAAATCCGTACGCGTGTTGGTAATCACGAAAATGAAAGATAAAGAAGCGAAAGAAGCAGGTGCCGATTTCGTTGGTTTTGACGATTATCTTCAGAAGATCAAAGAAGGTTGGACTGATGTAGACGTGATAGTTGCTACGCCCGAAGCGATGGTTGAACTTGGAAAATTAGGCAAGATATTGGGTCCGAAAGGTCTGATGCCCAATCCAAAAAGCGGCACAGTGACTAACGACGTTGCCAAGGCGGTGAATGAAGTAAAAGCAGGCCGTGTCGAATTTCGTGTTGATAAACAAGGAACGGTTCATGTCGGTATCGGCAAATCCTCATTCGAACAAAAAAATTTGGAAGACAATTTTAGAAGCTTTATGGCTACAATCCTACGCATGAGGCCGTCAACGGCAAAAGGACAATATCTGAAGAGCGTGCATGTGTCCACGTCCATGGGACCAGGCATCAAAGTTAGTAATCAGGAAGTTGGTTCGATAACTGTTCACTAA
- a CDS encoding 50S ribosomal protein L10 — MKKENKTELIAELAEKFENASSLYLTDFSGINVQKMEQLRIKFRESNSDFKVVKNTLAKLALNKAGYTVNLDKYLQGPTGIAFGYADAVAPAKVISDFLKEKENDKLQVKICVIDKQLFEASKIGDIAKMPSKKDLLGQLMGLFNSPMQNVVMLLNTPMQNLVGLLETLKDKKAA; from the coding sequence ATGAAAAAAGAAAATAAAACTGAATTGATTGCTGAGTTGGCAGAAAAATTTGAGAATGCTTCCAGTCTGTATCTGACCGATTTTTCAGGAATCAATGTTCAAAAAATGGAACAATTGCGAATTAAATTTCGCGAATCTAATTCCGATTTTAAAGTGGTAAAAAATACTCTAGCCAAGCTCGCCCTGAACAAAGCGGGGTATACTGTTAATCTTGATAAGTATCTGCAGGGACCTACTGGGATTGCATTTGGTTACGCGGATGCCGTAGCGCCGGCTAAAGTAATATCAGATTTTCTGAAGGAAAAAGAAAATGACAAACTGCAAGTCAAGATTTGCGTTATTGACAAGCAATTGTTTGAAGCTTCCAAGATCGGTGACATCGCTAAGATGCCAAGTAAAAAAGATCTATTAGGACAACTCATGGGCCTGTTCAATTCGCCGATGCAAAACGTCGTGATGTTGCTCAATACACCGATGCAAAATCTGGTCGGCCTTTTGGAAACCTTAAAAGACAAAAAAGCGGCATAA